In Prunus dulcis chromosome 2, ALMONDv2, whole genome shotgun sequence, a single genomic region encodes these proteins:
- the LOC117618310 gene encoding anthocyanidin reductase ((2S)-flavan-3-ol-forming)-like: MGLLISQIASDERRYQMLRFLEDLLGKVPIVHIEDVCEAHILCIGKPCISGRFLCTSAYLSSAKIASHWKKYHPDIIIAEEFVEDLGREIVWGSTKLEKIGFEYKFDAKVILDETLKWAQKMGEFGSSQEIIVSK, encoded by the exons ATGGGGTTGCTCATTTCACAAATCGCAAGTGATGAAAGGAGGTACCAAATGCTGAGATTTTTGGAGGACTTGTTGGGTAAAGTTCCAATTGTGCACATTGAAGATGTTTGTGAGGCACACATACTATGCATAGGGAAGCCCTGCATCAGTGGCAGATTTCTATGTACCAGTGCATATTTGTCATCTGCAAAAATAGCATCTCACTGGAAAAAATATCACCCAGATATCATAATAGCTGAAGA gTTTGTGGAAGATTTAGGGAGAGAAATTGTTTGGGGTTCCACAAAGCTAGAGAAAATCGGATTCGAGTACAAATTTGATGCCAAGGTGATATTGGATGAGACTCTAAAGTGGGCACAAAAGATGGGCGAGTTTGGTTCCAGCCAAGAAATTATTGTATCCAAGTAA
- the LOC117619077 gene encoding putative anthocyanidin reductase — translation MENTKVCVTGGSSYLGSSLVKRLLEKGYTVHATLRNLGDPFKVGLLKGLPNAQERLRLFEADIYNPYEFEPAIQGCKYIFHLATPLQHEPKDTQFKNTSEAAVSGLNSIVRSCIKSGTVKRLIYTASVVAAAPIKDSGNGFQKYMDESCWTPLNLLYPLANQTLMDYTHSKTLSEKEVLRHISSELEVVSIACGLVGGDTLLSVMP, via the exons ATGGAGAACACCAAGGTTTGTGTTACAGGAGGCTCAAGCTACCTTGGCTCTTCTCTTGTCAAAAGGCTCTTAGAGAAAGGATACACTGTCCATGCAACACTCAGAAATCTGG GTGATCCATTTAAAGTGGGGCTTCTCAAGGGTCTTCCAAATGCACAGGAGAGATTAAGATTGTTTGAAGCAGATATATATAATCCTTATGAGTTTGAGCCAGCAATCCAAGGCTGCAAATATATCTTCCACTTGGCTACCCCTTTGCAGCATGAGCCCAAGGACACTCAG TTCAAAAACACTTCTGAGGCTGCAGTTTCTGGGCTTAACAGCATAGTGAGGTCTTGCATCAAATCAGGCACCGTAAAACGACTCATTTACACAGCCTCTGTGGTGGCTGCAGCACCAATCAAAGACTCTGGAAATGGCTTCCAAAAATATATGGACGAGTCCTGCTGGACTCCTCTCAATCTCTTATATCCTCTTGCCAATCAAACATTGATG GATTATACACACTCAAAGACCCTTTCTGAGAAAGAAGTGCTCAGGCACATTAGCAGTGAGCTTGAAGTAGTCAGCATTGCCTGTGGCCTTGTGGGAGGGGACACCCTTCTCTCTGTTATGCCTTAA
- the LOC117619076 gene encoding probable WRKY transcription factor 46 yields MEKRKNMEWEQKTLTSELTQGKELAKQLMNYLHPSASQEKRDFLISKILFSYEKALSLLKRDVGSDGESNHIPNTMLESPTSFGNGSPMSEISDQDCKNKNVFKKRKTMPRWTEEVKVFSGTGLDGSLDDGYSWRKYGQKDILGATYPRGYYRCTHRGTQGCLATKQVQKADADPSTMVVTYRGEHTCSQVLQLARSSALSLAKQASTGNQNATREAEKPKASQEMSFGFGAGLRVKTEDLDTREDDIFPSFSFPSTLIEPENVGDHIFCATLMDGYSPAFASPAATFEPDYLQAVSPCQMSSFGLGLDYVQTSESGLSEIISAPTSVTNSPIGDFGFSLDDLDFHHFENPESFAYES; encoded by the exons atggagaagaggaagaacatGGAGTGGGAGCAAAAGACTCTAACCAGTGAGCTAACCCAAGGGAAGGAGCTGGCAAAGCAGCTTATGAACTATCTTCACCCTTCTGCAtcccaagaaaaaagagacTTTCTGATTTCAAAAATACTATTTTCCTATGAAAAGGCACTCTCACTGCTCAAAAGGGATGTTGGTTCTGATGGAGAGTCTAACCACATCCCTAACACCATGTTGGAATCACCTACTTCATTTGGCAATGGCAGCCCAATGAGTGAGATCTCTGACCAAGATTGCAAGAACAAAAATGTCTTCAAGAAAAG GAAAACAATGCCCAGGTGGACTGAAGAAGTGAAGGTTTTCTCTGGAACAGGGCTAGATGGGAGTCTTGATGATGGCTACagttggagaaaatatggCCAAAAGGATATCCTTGGAGCTACCTATCCAAG AGGCTACTACAGATGCACACATCGCGGCACGCAGGGTTGTTTAGCCACCAAGCAAGTTCAAAAGGCAGATGCAGACCCATCAACCATGGTGGTAACCTACAGAGGAGAACATACTTGTAGCCAAGTCCTTCAGTTAGCCAGGTCATCAGCATTATCTCTAGCTAAACAAGCTTCAACaggaaatcaaaatgcaaccCGAGAAGctgaaaaaccaaaagcatCACAAGAGATGTCTTTCGGTTTTGGGGCAGGGCTTAGAGTTAAAACTGAGGATTTGGACACAAGGGAAGATGATATATTTCCATCATTTTCCTTCCCTTCTACACTAATTGAACCTGAAAATGTCGGAGACCATATTTTCTGTGCAACTTTGATGGATGGCTATTCTCCCGCATTTGCATCTCCAGCAGCAACATTTGAACCAGACTACTTGCAGGCAGTGTCACCGTGCCAAATGAGCAGTTTCGGACTTGGCCTTGATTATGTGCAGACTTCAGAATCTGGTCTCAGTGAGATCATCTCAGCCCCAACTTCAGTGACCAACTCACCAATTGGGGATTTTGGTTTCTCACTTGATGATTTGGATTTTCACCATTTTGAAAACCCAGAAAGTTTTGCTTACGAGTCATAA